In Entelurus aequoreus isolate RoL-2023_Sb linkage group LG02, RoL_Eaeq_v1.1, whole genome shotgun sequence, one genomic interval encodes:
- the LOC133663374 gene encoding mucin-2-like, with the protein MLHSGHGRSFSSTTTTENSPESGSERSIRRLRLTLHAGDDANKEARSAYSNADNKDDWKTRNRLIQRERPAGRESPTQPLGDMTNGLSEPSLQHHGPKMYGVVQRNNSSRVPEVRAREWTVHHLHDEMKYIREVRDSLEKVRERMYGQFGGMQQSVHKLSQEMRVANSRRRNLESEVKVRTAAMEKFDQMNSSLMSTNIGLQKSLLDNCQTRLDTRDEVKNLRSTCEKTEEDLRAKERELAAAHAENQHLRLQVESSREANSKALMELSMRLQEDYEEQLLEEQRKHKKEIEILQAQLDEYIRRLEEAELNIKIAEAKIAERDERISELERLLDCMGTEKSQLQQKLQECERRLHTLDLSDTTDGAAAMRSKDLQSEAGNLRERIKHLNDMVFCQQRKVKGMIEEVQTLRTQVAQKDMFISELLDRIAMVECENNELEDKLKYFMSTQNSEQEDVGTGEIGLVYNILPRVDEVPWHDVELPILHEERVLSPIEHSPSDPPPFAIPPPPPMSPPLPTDPPFSPTQPPLPPLPLSSSPPSSPTQTTPYISPPFSPTQPPLRPLPLSSSPPSSPTQTTPYIYPPFSPTQPPLRPLPLSSTPPSSPTQTTPYIYPPFSPTQPPLRPLPLSSSPPSSPTQTTPYIYPPFSPTQPPLRPLPLSCSPPSSPTQTTPYIYPPFSPTQPPLRPLPLSSSPPSSPTQTTPYIYPPFSPTQPPLCPLPLSSSPPSSPTQNTPYIYPPFSPTQPPLPPLPLSPSPPSSPTQTTPHIYTPFSPTETTPNIYPPLSPTQHPLPPLPLSPSPPSSPTQTQPYIYSPSSPTQTTAQVDPPSSPTEAPVRQQYASPYLTMHTQPRTFRPNKPPPSRLGSSLLRYTPVEYSRYLEANPTPPSQTVYSSSFSFESQTSESWTGDEVDTQTPSNPDQSSTSSRRTGPRIHCMDTPFTKLMDITANINIE; encoded by the exons GATAACAAAGATGACTGGAAAACGAGGAATAGGCTCATCCAAAGGGAGAGGCCAGCTGGCAGAGAGTCACCCACGCAG CCCCTGGGTGACATGACCAATGGGCTGTCAGAGCCCTCGCTGCAGCATCATGGCCCCAAAATGTACGGCGTGGTGCAGAGGAACAACTCGAGCAGAGTACCAGAAGTGAGGGCGCGAGAGTGGACTGTCCATCACCTTCATGATGAAATGAAGTACATCAGGGAG GTGAGAGATTCTCTGGAGAAGGTCAGAGAGCGCATGTATGGGCAGTTTGGTGGCATGCAGCAGTCTGTGCACAAACTCTCACAGGAAATGAGG GTTGCCAACTCCCGCCGCAGGAATCTAGAGTCAGAGGTGAAAGTCCGCACGGCCGCCATGGAGAAATTTGATCAGATGAACAGCTCCCTTATGTCTACCAACATCGGCCTGCAG AAATCCCTCCTAGATAACTGTCAAACCCGATTGGACACGAGGGACGAGGTGAAGAATTTGCGCAGCACCTGTGAGAAAACAGAAGAAGACCTGAGAGCCAAGGAGAGAGAGTTGGCTGCAGCACATGCCGAAAACCAACATCTGAGACTTCAG GTGGAATCTTCACGGGAGGCCAACAGTAAAGCCCTAATGGAGCTGTCCATGAGGCTCCAAGAGGACTACGAGGAACAGCTGCTGGAAGAgcaaagaaaacacaaaaagGAGATTGAAATACTCCAG GCCCAACTGGACGAATACATCAGACGGCTCGAGGAAGCAGAGCTGAACATCAAGATCGCAGAGGCCAAAATTGCAGAGAGGGATGAGAGGATCTCTGAACTGGAGCGCCTGCTTGACTGCATGGGAACA GAAAAGAGTCAACTCCAGCAAAAACTGCAGGAATGTGAGCGTCGTCTTCACACGTTGGACCTGAGCGATACAACAGACGGGGCTGCAGCCATGAG GTCCAAAGATCTACAAAGTGAAGCTGGAAATCTCAGGGAGCGAATCAAACACTTAAACGACATGGTCTTCTGCCAGCAGCGGAAGGTCAAAGGGATGATTGAGGAG GTGCAAACATTACGAACTCAAGTCGCTCAGAAGGACATGTTCATCTCGGAGCTGCTGGACCGAATTGCAATGGTGGAGTGTGAG AATAATGAATTAGAAGACAAGCTCAAGTATTTTATGTCCACACAGAATAGTGAGCAAGAGGATGTGGGCACTGGGGAGATAGGCCTAGTCTACAATATTCTCCCAAG AGTTGACGAAGTTCCTTGGCATGATGTTGAACTTCCTATTCTTCATGAAGAGAGAGTTCTCAGTCCCATAGAACACTCTCCGTCTGATCCACCACCATTTGCCATACCACCTCCACCACCAATGTCACCTCCATTACCCACGGACCCTCCATTTTCACCCACACAACCGCCATTACCACCATTGCCTTTATCCTCCAGCCCACCTTCATCACCCACACAAACTACACCCTACATATCTCCACCATTTTCACCCACACAACCGCCATTACGTCCACTGCCTTTATCCTCCAGCCCACCTTCATCACCCACACAAACTACACCCTACATATACCCACCATTTTCCCCCACACAACCGCCATTACGTCCACTGCCTTTATCCTCCACCCCACCTTCATCACCCACACAAACTACACCCTACATATACCCACCATTTTCCCCCACACAACCGCCATTACGTCCACTGCCTTTATCCTCCAGCCCACCTTCATCACCCACACAAACTACACCCTACATATACCCACCATTTTCCCCCACACAACCGCCATTACGTCCACTGCCTTTATCCTGCAGCCCACCTTCATCACCCACACAAACTACACCCTACATATACCCACCATTTTCACCCACACAACCGCCATTACGTCCACTGCCTTTATCCTCCAGCCCACCTTCATCACCCACACAAACTACACCCTACATATACCCACCATTTTCACCCACACAACCGCCATTATGTCCACTGCCTTTATCCTCCAGCCCACCTTCATCACCCACACAAAATACACCCTACATATACCCACCATTTTCACCCACACAACCTCCATTACCACCACTGCCTTTATCCCCAAGCCCACCTTCATCACCCACACAAACAACACCCCACATATACACACCATTCTCACCCACAGAAACAACACCCAACATATACCCTCCATTATCACCCACACAACATCCATTACCACCACTACCCTTATCCCCTAGTCCACCATCATCACCCACACAAACACAACCCTACATATACTCACCATCATCACCCACACAAACAACAGCCCAGGTAGACCCACCATCATCTCCCACAGAAGCACCTGTTAGACAGCAGTATGCTTCACCCTACCTAACAATGCACACACAACCGAGGACATTTAGGCCTAACAAACCTCCGCCCAGCAGGCTGGGGTCCAGTTTGCTTCGCTACACGCCCGTTGAGTACAGCCGCTACTTAGAGGCCAACCCGACGCCGCCAAGCCAAACAGTCTACTCCAGCTCGTTCTCATTTGAATCCCAAACCTCAGAGAGCTGGACCGGAGACGAGGTGGACACTCAGACGCCATCAAATCCAGACCAATCTTCAACGTCGTCTAGAAGAACAGGACCAAGGATACATTGCATGGATACACCTTTCACGAAATTAATGGACATAACAGCAAATATAAACATAGAGTGA